In a single window of the Novosphingobium sp. IK01 genome:
- the topA gene encoding type I DNA topoisomerase gives MKLVIVESPAKAKTIEKYLGPGYKVLASYGHVRDLPVKDGSVRPDEDFAMDWELYGDKQSRVKAIADAAKEADSLILATDPDREGEAISWHVRELLSKRRALPKAVSRVTFNAITKQAVTTAMAAPRELDQDLIDAYLARRALDYLFGFTLSPVLWRKLPGAKSAGRVQSVALRLIVEREREIETFKAQEYWSVAARMEHDGTPFVARLVKFEGQKLDRLSLGEEGVAMRAKAVVEAGTFRVEDVDVRPTRRNPSPPFTTSTLQQEAARKLGFSASHTMRVAQTLYEAGAITYMRTDGVQMDPSAIDAARRAISDRYNGHFLPEKPRVYETKAKNAQEAHEAIRPTDFTRDHYGSGDEARLYDLVWKRALASQMASAAIERTTVTLREGTGQHDLRATGQVVKFPGFLAVYEEGRDQKADGDDEDANLLPMLNKGDCPAKQGVDATQHFTQPPPRYSEASLVKRLEELGIGRPSTYAATLQVLKDRAYVRTEKNRFFAEESGRMLTAFLERFFDRYVAYEFTAGMEDELDDVSGGRAAWKQVLAEFWRDFKPKADEVMEKKPSEVTAELDVFLGDYLFPPRADGHDPRECPKCGEGRLSLRGGRYGAFIACSNYPECKFTRKFAQPGGAEGEGGDDTPLGKDPATDLEVTRRTGRFGPYIQLGEGKEAKRASIPKDIPELDLEWALKLLHLPRELGPHPETGNMITASIGRYGPYLAHDGKYARLKSTAEVFETGMNAAVVLLAEAASGAGRRGARTAAEPLKTFGVHPTSGGEIKLMAGRYGPYVTDGTTNATLPRDKQPETLTEQEAITLIDERAAKGPAKGKKKAPAKKAAPKKDAAAKKEPAAKKAPAKKAAAPKKKAPAKKAEA, from the coding sequence ATGAAGCTTGTCATCGTAGAATCCCCGGCCAAGGCCAAGACCATCGAGAAGTACCTGGGCCCCGGCTACAAGGTTCTGGCATCCTATGGCCATGTCCGCGACCTTCCGGTCAAGGACGGCTCGGTCCGCCCGGACGAGGATTTCGCCATGGACTGGGAGCTTTATGGCGACAAGCAGTCGCGCGTGAAGGCCATTGCCGACGCCGCCAAGGAAGCCGACAGCCTGATCCTCGCGACTGACCCTGATCGCGAGGGCGAGGCGATTTCATGGCATGTGCGCGAACTGCTGTCCAAGCGCCGCGCGCTGCCCAAGGCGGTCAGCCGGGTGACGTTCAACGCGATCACCAAGCAGGCGGTCACGACTGCCATGGCCGCCCCGCGCGAGCTGGATCAGGACCTGATCGACGCCTATCTGGCGCGCCGTGCGCTCGACTACCTGTTCGGTTTCACGCTCTCGCCGGTGCTCTGGCGCAAGCTGCCCGGCGCCAAGTCGGCGGGCCGCGTGCAGTCTGTCGCGCTGCGCCTGATTGTCGAGCGCGAGCGCGAGATCGAGACGTTCAAGGCGCAGGAATACTGGTCGGTTGCCGCGCGCATGGAGCACGATGGCACGCCGTTCGTCGCGCGCCTCGTCAAGTTCGAGGGCCAGAAGCTCGACCGCCTGTCGCTGGGCGAGGAAGGCGTGGCGATGCGCGCCAAGGCTGTCGTCGAGGCGGGCACGTTCCGCGTCGAGGATGTCGACGTGCGCCCCACGCGCCGCAATCCCTCGCCCCCGTTCACCACCTCGACCCTGCAACAGGAAGCCGCGCGCAAGCTGGGCTTTTCGGCCAGCCACACGATGCGCGTGGCCCAGACGCTCTACGAAGCAGGCGCGATCACCTACATGCGTACCGACGGCGTGCAGATGGACCCGAGCGCCATCGATGCCGCACGCCGCGCCATTTCCGACCGCTACAACGGCCACTTCCTGCCCGAAAAGCCGCGCGTCTACGAAACCAAGGCCAAGAACGCGCAGGAAGCCCACGAAGCGATCCGCCCGACCGACTTTACCCGCGACCATTATGGCAGCGGCGACGAGGCGCGGCTCTATGATCTTGTCTGGAAGCGCGCGCTGGCCAGCCAGATGGCTTCGGCGGCCATCGAGCGCACGACCGTGACCCTGCGCGAAGGCACCGGCCAGCACGACTTGCGCGCGACGGGCCAGGTCGTGAAGTTCCCCGGCTTTCTGGCCGTCTATGAAGAAGGCCGCGACCAGAAGGCCGATGGCGACGACGAGGACGCCAACCTCCTGCCCATGCTCAACAAGGGCGATTGCCCGGCCAAGCAGGGCGTCGACGCCACGCAGCACTTCACCCAGCCGCCGCCGCGCTATTCGGAAGCCAGCCTCGTCAAGCGGCTGGAGGAACTGGGCATCGGGCGCCCTTCGACGTATGCGGCAACGCTTCAGGTTCTGAAAGATCGCGCCTATGTGCGTACCGAGAAGAACCGCTTCTTTGCCGAGGAAAGCGGGCGCATGCTCACCGCCTTCCTCGAACGCTTCTTCGACCGCTATGTCGCCTATGAATTCACGGCGGGCATGGAAGACGAACTCGACGACGTGTCGGGTGGCCGCGCCGCGTGGAAGCAGGTGCTTGCCGAATTCTGGCGCGACTTCAAGCCCAAGGCCGACGAGGTCATGGAGAAGAAGCCGAGCGAGGTGACCGCCGAACTCGACGTGTTTCTGGGGGACTACCTGTTCCCCCCGCGCGCCGATGGCCACGATCCGCGCGAATGCCCCAAGTGCGGCGAAGGCCGCCTGTCGCTGCGCGGTGGCCGCTATGGCGCATTCATCGCCTGCTCGAACTATCCCGAGTGCAAGTTCACCCGCAAGTTCGCCCAGCCCGGCGGCGCGGAAGGCGAGGGTGGCGACGATACCCCGCTGGGCAAGGATCCGGCGACGGACCTTGAGGTCACCCGCCGCACGGGCCGTTTCGGGCCCTATATCCAGCTTGGCGAGGGCAAGGAGGCCAAGCGCGCCTCGATCCCCAAGGACATTCCCGAACTCGATCTGGAATGGGCGCTCAAGTTGCTGCATCTGCCGCGCGAACTGGGGCCGCATCCGGAAACGGGCAACATGATCACCGCCTCGATCGGGCGCTATGGTCCCTATCTGGCTCATGACGGCAAGTATGCACGGCTCAAGTCGACCGCCGAGGTCTTCGAGACGGGTATGAACGCGGCGGTCGTGCTGCTGGCGGAAGCGGCCAGCGGGGCAGGGCGTCGCGGCGCGCGCACCGCCGCCGAACCGCTCAAGACCTTTGGTGTGCACCCGACGTCGGGCGGCGAAATCAAGCTCATGGCCGGGCGCTATGGTCCTTATGTGACCGACGGCACCACCAATGCCACGCTCCCGCGCGACAAGCAGCCCGAAACCCTGACCGAGCAGGAAGCGATCACCCTGATCGACGAACGCGCCGCCAAGGGCCCGGCCAAGGGCAAGAAGAAGGCCCCGGCCAAGAAGGCGGCACCCAAGAAGGACGCTGCTGCCAAGAAGGAACCGGCAGCCAAGAAGGCTCCGGCCAAGAAAGCCGCCGCACCCAAGAAAAAAGCCCCCGCCAAGAAGGCAGAGGCCTGA
- the dprA gene encoding DNA-processing protein DprA, translating into MVWPDERPRAPLSSAEAFARLRLLRSPRVGAVTYYHLLASHGSAAAALDALPGLAARGGAAYRPADPARIRAEMDALDAMGGRYLFHDDPHYPDLLAQMEGAPPILSLLGEGALLDQPGVAIVGARNASAAAMRLAREFAAALVAQGYAAVSGMARGVDAAAHRGALLPGTAAQGGGTIGVIGGGLDKPYPPENIDLHGVMAREGLLVAEMPMGTEPQARHFPRRNRIIAGLCAGTVVVEAAPGSGSLITARLAGEVGREVMAIPGSPLDSRAHGCNQLIRDGAILVQTPSDVIELIESFTGTPRSTFREPAHGLSPVFVPPTDEGPADIEPLLGVAPIAVDELVRQSGASPGAVQLALLELELAGRLIRHAGGRVSLG; encoded by the coding sequence ATGGTCTGGCCGGACGAAAGGCCCCGCGCGCCGCTTTCGTCCGCCGAAGCCTTTGCCCGTCTACGCCTCCTGCGCTCGCCGCGCGTGGGGGCGGTGACCTATTATCACCTGCTGGCCAGCCATGGCAGCGCGGCTGCCGCGCTCGATGCATTGCCTGGCCTGGCGGCGCGGGGCGGGGCGGCCTATCGCCCGGCGGACCCGGCACGCATCCGCGCCGAGATGGACGCGCTCGATGCCATGGGCGGGCGCTATCTGTTTCACGACGATCCCCACTATCCCGACCTTCTCGCCCAGATGGAGGGCGCCCCGCCGATCCTGAGCCTGCTGGGCGAGGGGGCCTTGCTCGACCAGCCCGGCGTTGCCATCGTGGGCGCGCGCAACGCTTCGGCAGCAGCGATGCGGCTGGCCCGCGAATTTGCCGCCGCCCTTGTCGCGCAAGGCTATGCCGCGGTTTCGGGCATGGCGCGCGGGGTCGATGCAGCGGCCCATCGCGGCGCCCTGCTGCCGGGCACGGCGGCACAGGGAGGCGGGACCATCGGAGTGATCGGCGGGGGCCTCGACAAGCCCTATCCGCCCGAAAACATCGATCTTCATGGCGTCATGGCCCGCGAGGGCCTGCTCGTGGCCGAAATGCCGATGGGGACCGAGCCGCAGGCCCGCCATTTCCCCCGCCGCAACCGCATCATCGCCGGGCTTTGCGCGGGAACCGTGGTGGTCGAGGCGGCGCCCGGTTCGGGCTCGCTGATCACCGCGCGGCTGGCGGGCGAGGTCGGGCGCGAGGTCATGGCCATTCCCGGCTCGCCGCTCGATTCGCGCGCACATGGCTGCAACCAGTTGATTCGCGACGGGGCGATCCTCGTCCAGACCCCTTCCGACGTGATCGAACTGATCGAAAGTTTCACCGGCACCCCGCGCTCGACTTTCCGCGAACCGGCCCACGGCCTGTCCCCGGTCTTCGTGCCGCCCACCGATGAAGGCCCGGCGGACATCGAGCCCCTGCTCGGCGTGGCGCCGATTGCGGTCGATGAACTCGTGCGCCAGAGCGGGGCTTCGCCGGGCGCGGTGCAACTCGCCCTGCTCGAACTCGAACTGGCCGGGCGGCTGATCCGTCATGCCGGGGGGCGGGTATCGCTTGGCTGA
- the plsY gene encoding glycerol-3-phosphate 1-O-acyltransferase PlsY, whose protein sequence is MTISLALQALIPAYLLGSIPFGLILTRLTGAGDLRAIGSGNIGATNVLRTGRKGVAAATLLLDLFKGAAAVWLVRAMLPGAEVMAAGGAVLGHCFPVWLRFRGGKGVATLMGVSLGLAWQIGLAYAVVWIGLLALLRISSVAGMAAAIAAPLAALAIGRPDYAAELGGLAALVLFLHRANIARLLAGTEPRVGGSRKKAEGAAPGDQA, encoded by the coding sequence GTGACCATTTCCCTTGCCCTTCAGGCCCTGATCCCGGCCTATCTGCTCGGCTCGATTCCGTTCGGCCTCATTCTCACCCGCCTGACCGGCGCTGGCGACTTGCGCGCCATCGGTTCGGGCAACATTGGCGCGACCAATGTCCTGCGCACCGGGCGCAAGGGCGTGGCGGCGGCCACGCTGCTGCTGGACCTGTTCAAGGGCGCGGCGGCGGTCTGGCTGGTGCGCGCGATGCTGCCGGGCGCCGAAGTCATGGCGGCGGGCGGGGCGGTGCTCGGTCATTGCTTCCCGGTCTGGCTGCGGTTTCGCGGCGGCAAGGGCGTGGCGACGCTGATGGGGGTTTCGCTCGGTCTGGCCTGGCAGATCGGCCTTGCCTATGCGGTGGTGTGGATTGGCCTTCTGGCCTTGCTGCGCATTTCCTCGGTGGCGGGCATGGCTGCCGCGATTGCGGCGCCGCTTGCCGCGCTGGCCATCGGGCGGCCCGATTATGCCGCCGAACTGGGCGGCCTTGCCGCGCTCGTGCTGTTTCTTCACCGCGCCAATATCGCCCGCCTGCTTGCCGGGACCGAACCGCGCGTTGGCGGCTCGCGCAAGAAGGCCGAGGGCGCCGCTCCGGGCGATCAGGCCTGA